From Schistocerca gregaria isolate iqSchGreg1 unplaced genomic scaffold, iqSchGreg1.2 ptg000994l, whole genome shotgun sequence, one genomic window encodes:
- the LOC126326596 gene encoding uncharacterized protein LOC126326596, whose translation MYLLLSCSPCCHPIRSALTTFDRNISHNNISGNILCPDYVLKHTFLIDLDLSHNQFSGTICNKIFNFVSMEICDLSNNQFTSIDPMPTTKLSLKYFDLSNNQLSGDMPSISNLNKLQYLYVSFYFLIIHINNADNNWNSNNCISNLQQKFIPQ comes from the exons ATGTATCTTTTATTATCATGTTCCCCATGTTGCCACCCTATTCGTTCTGCACTTACAACATTTGACAGAAATATATCTCATAACAACATATCTGGAAATATATTATGTCCAGATTATGTATTGAAGCACACCTTTTTGATTGATCT GGACTTATCGCATAATCAGTTCAGCGGAACCATCTGCAATAAGATATTTAATTTTGTATCTATGGAAATATG CGATCTGTCGAATAATCAATTTACAAGCATTGACCCTATGCCCACGACGAAGCTAAGTCTTAAATATTT TGATTTGTCTAATAACCAACTTTCAGGTGATATGCCTTCAATCTCAAATCTAAACAAATTGCAATATCTGTATGTATCGTTTTACTTTTTGATCATCCATATAAACAATGCTGACAATAACTGGAATTCCAACAATTGCATTTCTAACCTTCAACAGAAATTTATCCCACAATAA